In Acinetobacter wanghuae, the sequence AAGAGTCCGACACACAACCACCTGTCAGTTCTGCCAACTCCTGTACTTCAGGATCACAATAATAATGCGCCACCAAGACTGCATCGCGCTTTTCGAGCTCTGCCTTGATTTGAGCAAACTTCTCTTGTTTGGCTTGCACTGTCATTTGATGGTTTTTCGGATCGCTTAAACGATCTAAATGCGCCTGTACAATCGATTTGGCTTCATTGGCGATTAAATTGGTCGCATCATTCATAACACGTTCTACTCTTCCCTATACGTTCGTATCAACAAACGTTTACCCTACATACTGATCGTTTTTGACCAATCATTAAAAAATTACAGTTATAAAAAAAGCCCCACAACGGAGGCTTTTATTTCAATCTAAATTATGAGCGATAATCTGCATTAATCTTGACGTAGTCATAAGATAAGTCACAGGTATAGACTGTATCTTTTGCTTCACCACGACCAAGATCGACACGAATCATCATCTCGGCTTGTGCCATCACGCGTGCGCCAGCTTCTTCCGTATAGTCTGCTGCTGCACCGCCATCTTTACAGATTTGTACATCATCTAACCAAACTTGAATTTTTGCAACGTCTAAGTTTGGTACACCTGCATAACCAATCGCTGCCAAAATACGACCCCAGTTTGGATCAGAGGCAAAGATTGCGGTTTTTACTAACGGCGAATGCGCAATGCTATAGGCAATATCACAACATTCTTGGGTGTTATTCCCACCTTCTACTGCAACAGTAATGAATTTAGTTGCACCCTCTCCATCACGTACGATCAATTGTGCAAGGCGTTTCATGGTACGAGTCAGTACATCTAAAATCACAGCATAGCGTGGATCTTCAATTGATGTGATTTCAGCACCACCGGCTTGACCTGTTGCAATAAAAATACATGAGTCATTTGTTGATGTATCACCATCAATGGTAATTCGGTTAAACGATACATTCACAGTTTCGCTGAGGAGCTGTTGCACCAACTCACGACTAATTGGCGCATCCGTTGCGACATAACCCAACATAGTCGCCATGTTCGGACGAATCATGCCCGCACCTTTTGAAATACCAGTCATGGTGTATGTCACACCATCGAGTTCAAATTGCTCTGATGCACCTTTTGGTGTGGTATCTGTCGTCATAATGCCGGTTGCAGCATCCACCCAAGCATCATCACGCAAGCTATCTAATGCAGGTTGTAAACCTTTCACCAAACGTTCAATCGGTAACTGCTCACCAATCACACCCGTCGAAAATGGTAAAACTTCTGCTGCTTGTACACCTGCAATTTCAGCTAAAGCGGCGCATGTTGCTTCTGCATTTGCCATACCTGTTGGACCTGTGCCCGCATTGGCATTACCTGTATTAATCACAAGGTAACGTGGATTGCCTACTTTTAAATGCGCTTTAGATAAATGTACGGGTGCTGCACAGAATGCATTTTGGGTAAATACACCTGCAACATTGGAGCCTTCAGCCAGTTCGAAAATCACGAGGTCACGTCGGTTCTGATAGCGCACATACGCTTCAGCCGAACCAATTTTAACCCCTTTCACCACATGCATCTGTGGCATAGATACGTCACCAACTGCCATTTTGAATTGTCCAATATTGAAGTTTATGAAAAATACAGCTTAGATGATCTGAGGCAAAAAATCGAGCTAAAGCCAGAACTCTACCACTATTTATTCTTATTTTTTTGCAATAAAAAACCAGTCATAGAGACTGGTCTTTTAAAGTGAACTCGATCAGTTTTTTGCCAATTCGCTTGCTTGATTCAGCAATGCTTGTTTCGCTTGCTGTTGGCTTGCAGGTGACAAGGCAGGATTCGATGCCACAATTCGGTCTGCATTCACAGCATTGGCTGCGACAACTGCCGCAGTTTGCAGCACAATTGGTCGGTTTGGATTAGCAAAAGTGTATTTAATGCCGGTACGTGGACTTTGTACGGTCACTTGACCGTTTGGATCAACAACAACAGGGGCAGTGGTTGGACCAATCGCTTGTTGAACTTTCTCAACAGTCGTGGTTTCTGCCGCTTGCGCCCATGCCGGAATCGCCAATAGCGCGATCATAAAAGGTTTTAATACTGTTTTCATTATGTATTCCGTTTCTCGGTAATCTATCTGCCATTAAATACCACTTAAAGCACTTTACTGCAAATAGTTATGCTGAATTCGCTTTGCTGTTCACATAAAAAAACAGAGCCAATTGGCTCTGTTTTTACAACATCAGTTAAATTTTACCGTGACATTGCTTGTATTTTAGACCTGAACCACATGGACATGGCGCATTACGGCTTGCAGGCACTTCAAATACAGGTGCAACAGATGCCGCATTTGCATTTTGCTCTGCATCTATCGCATTTGACTCATCTTCCGCCAAACCATCAAACTCAGAATGTGACAACTGTAAACGCATCGCTTCGGCTTGCGCTTGTTGTTGTGCTTCCATTTCGAGAAGCTCTTCAGGTGTTGGTACATGAATACGAGATAAATCCATCACCACATCAGATTTAATCACTGCAAGCATATTTACAAACAAGTTATACGCTTCTTTTTTGTATTCTTGCTCAGGATTTTTTTGTGCATAGCCACGTAAATGAATACCTTGACGCAAGTAATCCATCGCTGCCAAATGTTCTTTCCAATGGCGATCGAGTGAATTCAACATAAAGTGACGTTCAAGACTTGCTGCCGACTCAGGACCCATTTGTTCACGACGTGATTGATAACGCGCAAGGATTTCATCGCTAATACGACGAACCAAGGCTTCTTCATCTAAACGACGATCTTCTTCTAACCATTGGGCAATCGGAAGCTCAACATTTAAGTCTTCGCGCAATGCTTGCTCAAGACCAGCAATATCCCATTGGTCATGGATAGACTCAGGTGGAATATAAGTTGCGATCATGCCTTGCATGACTTCGCGAATCATTTCTTCAATATAATCTTGCAAGGTACTTTCAGCTAAGATTTCATCACGCTGTGAATAGATAATCTTACGCTGTTCGTTATTTACGTCATCGTATTTTAATAAGTTCTTACGAATATCGAAGTTACGCGCTTCTACTTTGCGCTGCGCATTTTCAATCGAACGCGACACCATTTTATGCTCAATGGCTTCATCTTCTTTCAAGCCCATCGCACGCATCATAGAGACAATACGATCACCCGCGAAGATCCGCATCAAGTCATCTTCAAGTGACAAATAGAAACGCGACACACCTGGGTCACCTTGACGACCCGCACGACCACGTAATTGGTTATCAATACGACGTGATTCATGACGTTCAGAACCAATAATGTGTAAACCACCTGAAGCCAATACTGCTTCGTGGTTGGCATCCCATTCTGATTTCAAACGTACTTCATCTTCAGGCGTTGGATTTTCAATTTTGGCAAGTAACGATTTCCAGTTACCCCCCAAAAGAATATCTGTACCACGACCTGCCATGTTGGTGGCAATGGTCACAGCACGTGGTGCGCCCGCTTGCGCGATAATATCGGCTTCACGTTCGTGTTGTTTTGCATTTAACACTTCATGCTGAATACCAGCAGCTTTGAGCTTATCTGATAGAATTTCAGATGCTTCAATGGTGGCTGTACCAATCAAAATTGGCGCAACACCCGCGGCATGGACACGTTCAATTTCTTGAATAATCGCGTTGTACTTGCCTTCACGATTTAAATAGATCAAATCGTCATGGTCATTACGCACCATCGGACGATGGGTTGGAATCAATACAACGTCTAAACCGTAAATTTCCTTCATTTCCGCAGCTTCAGTATCGGCTGTACCGGTCATACCTGAGAGCTTTTTATAAAGACGGAAATAGTTCTGGAATGTTGTGGTTGCAAGCGTTTGGTTTTCAGGTTGAATATCCAAACCTTCTTTCGCTTCAACGGCTTGATGCAAACCTTCAGACCAACGACGACCCGGCATGGTACGACCGGTATTTTCATCGACAATAATCACTTCACCTTCGTGAATGATGTAATGCACGTTGCGTTGATATAAATAATGTGCGCGAATGGCTGCAGTTACATGATGCACAAGATTCAGGTTTGATGCTGAATAGAGACTTTCGCCTTCCGCTAACAAACCCATTGCAATCAGTTCGTTTTCAACAAACTCAAAACCTGCTTCGGAGATTTCAACTGAACGTTGTTT encodes:
- the argJ gene encoding bifunctional glutamate N-acetyltransferase/amino-acid acetyltransferase ArgJ; translated protein: MAVGDVSMPQMHVVKGVKIGSAEAYVRYQNRRDLVIFELAEGSNVAGVFTQNAFCAAPVHLSKAHLKVGNPRYLVINTGNANAGTGPTGMANAEATCAALAEIAGVQAAEVLPFSTGVIGEQLPIERLVKGLQPALDSLRDDAWVDAATGIMTTDTTPKGASEQFELDGVTYTMTGISKGAGMIRPNMATMLGYVATDAPISRELVQQLLSETVNVSFNRITIDGDTSTNDSCIFIATGQAGGAEITSIEDPRYAVILDVLTRTMKRLAQLIVRDGEGATKFITVAVEGGNNTQECCDIAYSIAHSPLVKTAIFASDPNWGRILAAIGYAGVPNLDVAKIQVWLDDVQICKDGGAAADYTEEAGARVMAQAEMMIRVDLGRGEAKDTVYTCDLSYDYVKINADYRS
- the secA gene encoding preprotein translocase subunit SecA; translation: MLASLIGGIFGTKNERELKRMRKIVDKINALEPTISVLSDADLSAKTEEFKQRYNKGESLDKLLPEAFAVCREAAKRVMGMRHYDVQLIGGITLHEGKIAEMRTGEGKTLMGTLACYLNALSGEGVHVITVNDYLAQRDAELNRPLFEFLGLSIGVIYSMQDPTEKSQAYRADITYGTNNEFGFDYLRDNMVFSLAEKKQRGLVYTIIDEVDSILIDEARTPLIISGQSEDSSQLYAAINTIPPKLHAQKEEKVPDGGHFWIDEKQRSVEISEAGFEFVENELIAMGLLAEGESLYSASNLNLVHHVTAAIRAHYLYQRNVHYIIHEGEVIIVDENTGRTMPGRRWSEGLHQAVEAKEGLDIQPENQTLATTTFQNYFRLYKKLSGMTGTADTEAAEMKEIYGLDVVLIPTHRPMVRNDHDDLIYLNREGKYNAIIQEIERVHAAGVAPILIGTATIEASEILSDKLKAAGIQHEVLNAKQHEREADIIAQAGAPRAVTIATNMAGRGTDILLGGNWKSLLAKIENPTPEDEVRLKSEWDANHEAVLASGGLHIIGSERHESRRIDNQLRGRAGRQGDPGVSRFYLSLEDDLMRIFAGDRIVSMMRAMGLKEDEAIEHKMVSRSIENAQRKVEARNFDIRKNLLKYDDVNNEQRKIIYSQRDEILAESTLQDYIEEMIREVMQGMIATYIPPESIHDQWDIAGLEQALREDLNVELPIAQWLEEDRRLDEEALVRRISDEILARYQSRREQMGPESAASLERHFMLNSLDRHWKEHLAAMDYLRQGIHLRGYAQKNPEQEYKKEAYNLFVNMLAVIKSDVVMDLSRIHVPTPEELLEMEAQQQAQAEAMRLQLSHSEFDGLAEDESNAIDAEQNANAASVAPVFEVPASRNAPCPCGSGLKYKQCHGKI